From bacterium, a single genomic window includes:
- a CDS encoding ABC transporter ATP-binding protein: MILITDLWKNFGETQVLKGVNIQINKGEVIVIIGRSGCGKSVLLKHIIGILKPDKGKIEIFGKDIAKVKENELNQIRRKFGMLFQGAALFDSLTVRENVGFFLDEHTKLNNATISKIVSEKLKLVGLSGVENLMPCDLSGGMKKRVGLARAIAADPEIILYDEPTTGIDPIMATAINELIKDLQAKLSLTSIVVTHDMTSAYQIADRIAMLEDGKIIEDGTPEEIRNTKKPVVKQFITGGKPINGVLE, translated from the coding sequence ATGATTCTTATTACTGATTTATGGAAGAATTTTGGGGAAACTCAAGTTTTAAAAGGTGTTAATATCCAGATAAATAAAGGGGAAGTCATTGTCATTATTGGCAGAAGTGGCTGTGGAAAAAGTGTTCTCTTAAAACATATCATCGGTATTCTAAAACCTGATAAAGGTAAAATAGAGATTTTTGGCAAAGATATTGCGAAAGTTAAGGAAAATGAATTAAATCAAATCAGGAGAAAGTTTGGCATGCTTTTTCAAGGTGCGGCATTGTTTGACTCGCTAACCGTGCGGGAAAATGTGGGCTTTTTCTTAGATGAACATACTAAATTAAATAATGCAACTATCTCAAAGATAGTTTCTGAAAAACTAAAACTTGTAGGTCTGTCTGGGGTAGAAAATTTAATGCCTTGCGATTTAAGTGGTGGTATGAAAAAAAGGGTTGGATTAGCCAGAGCGATTGCCGCAGACCCTGAAATTATCCTGTATGATGAACCAACAACAGGTATTGACCCAATTATGGCAACGGCAATAAATGAATTAATTAAAGACCTTCAGGCAAAACTATCATTAACTTCTATTGTTGTTACCCATGATATGACTTCCGCATATCAAATTGCGGATAGAATTGCAATGTTAGAAGATGGAAAGATTATTGAAGATGGAACACCTGAAGAAATAAGAAACACCAAAAAACCTGTTGTTAAACAATTCATTACAGGAGGAAAACCAATAAATGGAGTATTGGAGTGA
- a CDS encoding MlaD family protein, with product MKLSPELKVGIMVTVALTILGILIIVASGPYFFYKGYLIRVHFDYVSGLDAGAPVRLAGMEVGEVKDLKLVNEKIEVTLKLNHTAQIRSDSQVTINSLGIVGEKYVEITRGTHQGKILKSESVIQGINPVNVEEMLNRTEAVVYKSEKIVAFMDKMLGGEELWVEFDKIIKNIFIFTITLNELVVENKDELNSTIKDLHAICASLKKIIKENSEDVKITTEKLKQTTIQLNKTVENINNTVLGTKKDITNTFTELSQTIVSLQNILEKVEKGEGSLGKLLADEEIANRLTNASKNIEELTLDLKKHPWKLLQKGGTTK from the coding sequence ATGAAACTAAGTCCTGAATTAAAAGTTGGAATTATGGTTACTGTCGCATTAACTATTTTAGGCATATTAATCATCGTTGCCAGTGGACCATATTTTTTCTACAAAGGATACTTAATACGCGTTCATTTTGACTATGTTAGTGGTTTAGATGCGGGTGCACCAGTAAGATTAGCCGGGATGGAAGTTGGTGAAGTAAAAGACCTTAAATTAGTTAATGAGAAGATTGAAGTAACATTAAAATTAAACCACACGGCTCAAATTAGAAGTGATTCGCAGGTTACAATAAATTCCCTCGGTATTGTTGGAGAAAAATATGTGGAAATTACTCGGGGAACACATCAGGGTAAAATTCTTAAATCAGAAAGTGTAATTCAGGGAATAAATCCAGTGAATGTAGAAGAAATGCTTAATAGAACAGAGGCTGTCGTTTATAAATCAGAGAAAATAGTTGCTTTTATGGATAAAATGTTAGGCGGAGAAGAACTCTGGGTAGAATTTGATAAAATCATTAAAAATATCTTTATTTTTACTATTACCCTGAATGAATTAGTAGTTGAAAATAAAGATGAATTAAATTCAACGATTAAAGACCTCCACGCAATCTGTGCCTCATTAAAAAAGATAATTAAAGAAAATAGTGAGGATGTTAAAATAACTACCGAGAAACTTAAGCAAACCACAATTCAATTAAATAAAACCGTTGAGAATATAAACAATACTGTGCTTGGAACAAAAAAGGATATAACTAATACATTTACAGAATTAAGTCAAACCATAGTTTCTCTCCAGAATATACTTGAAAAAGTAGAAAAAGGAGAAGGTAGTCTGGGTAAATTATTAGCTGATGAAGAAATCGCTAATCGTCTCACAAACGCCTCTAAAAACATAGAAGAACTAACATTGGATTTAAAAAAACATCCATGGAAATTATTACAAAAAGGGGGAACGACTAAATGA